In the Desulfosporosinus acidiphilus SJ4 genome, CCAGGGCTCCCACTATTTGATTACCTTCTATAATAGGAATCGCTATCCCTATGTAGGGAAAGCCAAATTTACTATTTTGCCTTTCAACCTTTTGTACAATCTTCCGTTTTTCTTGAATTGCTTTGTGCATTAATGTTCCAGGGATTAAGTTATTGCCAATTTTAAAACCAAAATCTACAGTACCAGGAGCATAGAATTTATACGATGCTAAATCAGAAATAAGTAATGTATAATTTCCTCCTAAAAGTTGTTTAATGAAATCAGCACCATTTACTAATCCGTCAATAATTGACATATAATGCCCCCCCAATACTCTTGTAAAATGAATTTGCAATTTGCGATTATTTTCGACTTATTTTGCCCATAATCCTGCTTTCAACGCCTTTGAAATACAATAAAATTTTCCTTGCGTATATAGGGAAGAATCAGCTATGTTGTAAGAAGAATTTGAAAAAGCTGTGGCACTTTTAAGCTTTAATTTAAATGGCGCCGGTGAAAATAACAAGTTTTTGGTAAATACTGTCGAATCTATTGAGCTAAGAATTGAATTTGATAGACTATAAGAGTTGTTAAAAAGAACGAATAGGAGTGTCTAAGTTGGTCGAATTACAAACACATTTGACTTTAATAGAAGAGTTAAGGAAAGAACTGCATTTGGTTGCAAAAGACAAACCATTGACGCACCCTGAAGTTGTATTAGCAAGCCATAGACTCGATACGGTTTTGAATTGCTTTTATTCCTTTTGTTTGGTATCATGGCAAATTGATGCGATTGAAGCTTAGATAATTGGATATTAGTGGTGATTCCAAAACATTCAGTTCCTTAAAATTTGATCTGGGAGTTATAAGCTATTCCCTCTATCGAGCTTTTTCCCGAGGCTTTATGGGGAATATAAATATTATGAGAAATAAATTACCCTAATTTTCATCATATATATTAAAATTGCGTTAAATGAGATTGAGGTTGAAGAATGATTAGGGAATTAATTATTAATATCGCTATAATAATTGCAACAATCAGTATTGGCAATCAAATTCTTATAAATAAGAAAATAACTCCATTTTCTCCGTATAAATTGCAGATTTTTTTTGGCTTGTGTTCGGCATTGTTAGGTATTATTCTGATGCTTTATAGCATTATAATTACTCCAAGTGTTATTATGGATTTGAGAAATATAGCCGTAATGCTATCTGCCACATATTGTGGTTTTCTGTCCGCGATGATAACCGGTATTATTTTGAGTTTATTTCGATTATTATTTCAAGGCCAAACAATGGACTCTTTCTTAGCGGCTTTAAATATTCTCACGATTACTGTTTGCTGTGCATTGACTGCAAAATACATGACTAGAAGAAGGCTGCAGTGGGTAGTAATGAGTATCTACACACTTATATTCCCTACCTTAACTTTTATTCACACAATTAATAATAAAATATTACTAATACAAACAGTGATTTTTTATTGGATTAGCACAATTATTGTTTCTATTGTTGTCTATATCTATTTACACTATATTGACTTGTTAAGATTTACCTATCAGAGATATAGAGAAGAATCATTCAGAGACCATCGAACCGGACTTTTGAGCGTTCGACAATTTGATAAAGAATTCAACAAGTTAATTGATAATTTAAGTACCTACAGCATAATTTCTATGCTATTTCTTGATATTGATTATTTTAAAAAGGTTAATGATGTATACGGGCATCAAAACGGAGACAAGGTTTTAGAAGATATAGGAAAAATACTGCTCAGCTCTACAAGTTCTACAGACATTGTATCGCGCAATGGCGGTGAAGAATTTTCGGTAATTCTAATTGAATGTCCTCAGAATATAGTTTTAGAAGTGGCTGAAAGAATCCGAAAAGCAGTCCAGGATCATAAGTTTTCTCTTCTGGATAATAAAACAATAAACATTACCATTTCAATAGGGGTAGCAATCTATCCATATACCGTAAAGAATATAGAAATGCTAGTAGAGCAAGCCGATTCTGCATTGTATCAAGCAAAAAGAACAGGACGAAACAAAGTTGTTTTGGCAAATTATGAACAGTTTTAAACGAAAATTAGGTAAGTAAACATAACATTTAAAATACTTAAATTGATCCACCACAAATCAAAAGCCGCCCGGCAAGGGCGGCATAATAATTATTAATCGCATTGGTTGTTTTATTTTGCCTCGATGCCAACAGTATTCTTCTCATCTATGAGGCCATCGACAACACCGTTTAAATGTTCCAAATCAAACGGTTTATCCAACATGTAATCGATTTCGTAATGACGGGCTAATTCATCCATTTCTTGCTTGTCTGCATAAGCAGACATTAAGATGACCTTCATCTTAGGATTGGAACTAAGTAGTCTCGCCCGAAGCTCGATGCCGCTAATTCCCGGCATTCTGAGGTCTAATATGATTAGATCGGGTAACAGTTTTTTTGCCAATTCTAAGGCTTCGAGTCCCGAAGCAGCTGTGCCTACTTTGTAACCTTTAGAGGAAAAGAGGTCTTCTAAAAGTATTCGAATTCCCATATTGTCATCAACCACTAGCAAAGAACTCTGTTTCAACAGGAATCCATCTCTCTTTCGTTTTTATCATGTTCTTGACAAAAGATTTCTTAGATTGTCCTTATTGGAGTCGTTTCTTTCTAATCAGTATTATGATTTAGGGAATAAGTGGCATATTATACATAATATTAAGAATATTGTTCATAAAATTCTGAAATCCTTTCTCTTGAGAGAGTAAAAGATTCGGTTTTGGGTTTTACAGGGATCTTTCGCATCAAAGGTTTTATGGGATGACTTTCAGCACAAAAACGATTAAATGTTATTATCGTTTCATGAATATAATAAGATGACAGATATTGTCGGATACATTGATTCTAATCATTACCCTGAATATAATATCAATTGCGTTAAGATAATGTCTAAACCAACCATTGGGAGTGAGACGATGAATGAGTGCTGTAGAAATACTGAATTCTATTGAGATTTTACGAGGAAAATTAAATACTTTAGGGTCAATTAAGTCACTTGTAGACCCTGAAGTTGTTCAACTTAGCCAGAGGCTCGATTTATTATTAAATGTATACTATAGCATGAGAGATGTTGCTTAAGTTGAGAATAGTTATATAAAAGCATGCTCTCACTTTCGGTGGGGGCATAGTCCATTTCTGAAATAAAGTATGAAGCAGTTTCATAAGGGCAGATATGCTTTTAACTTTTTGAACGAGTTTTAATGTATATCCACGTAACAGTTATATGCCAAAAAAGATAAATAATTGAGGGGACAATAAAAGTTCCCCAGTTCCACTTAAAGATTCCAAGGTTCTGTAGGATGTTTGAAAAGAGGACACTGAAAAAGGCTGCTGTAATTGGAAAAATATCAATCCATGGTTTTTCTCTAGGTAATAAATATAAATACAAAACGTAATATATGGCCCAAGCAATTAGAGGAAAGATAGGGATTCCTTTGAAAGCAAAAGGGCCAAAATTGATGTAACCACCTAAGCCTATTATCTTTGTAAACAGGATAATCATCACGGCATCGGGGATAGTGCCAAAAACAATGCCAAAACGTATTAGATAACGTATTTCCTGTCTAGGAACAATCGAATAGGTAAGTATAAATATAACAATTGTATAAATCGGATATACAAAGTATGTAGGCATATGTTGTTGTTTCCTTTCAGTACTATAGTAAATGCATCTTTTTATCAATAAGCTTTAAAGTCAAGGCAACCATCAACCCGTATATTAGAGCTGTAGATAGTGTTGCATATGCGACGTTCAAAGGCATTTTCCGAAATAGAGGAAGATTAAGTAATGTTCCAAATGTGTTAAGTAATAACCAAATTACTAAACTATAACCTAATCCTTTGATATATAAATAATTACTGGATGTAAACTTTATCAGGTAAGCAAATATTACCCCAAGGATCATACATACTGCTACATGGCTAATTATTGAAAGGATTAGACCAAAGAATCCTTCATTGGAATAAACTTGATACGTAAGTATAATTGTCGCGTAATCGTTAAAAGTTCTATCGGTCCATCCTAATGATTTATAGATAATCCCCACAATGTCACAGGTAACGCTTGCCACAAGCCCCGCGATACCTCCTGCAATAAATCTGTCTTTTGGCATTTAGAAATATCACCTCCTTTTAACACGATCGATTAATATAATGTGCATCGATCTATATTTTTATATGCAAATCCTAATGTAGCTAATGTGAGAATTCAAAAAAGCCGCTTAATAGAATTTAATGATTATTTACCATATTTTGGGATACTATTTTATTGAAAGTCTTTACCATGATCTCTAAATTACAATTAATATTAGTTGTTTTTTAATATACAGAAGCTTGAATGCATAACATGTGGTTCATTTTCTATGTGCCTTAAAACTTATAATTTTGAAAAATCCATTCTTGGAGAGGATAGTAATGAAGGAAAACAAAAGCATAAGGGGCTAGGCCCAAAATGTTGGTCGAACCTGACTTTGATAAAATCGTTTGCCGAACAAGAGAATGACTTGGCCATAATCTCGGGGTAGAAATACATATGGACGCACCTGAGTGAATAATCTTACTTCGTGATGCCGATAAATGCGAAATTATGTTGGAAAATGAATATTTCTAATAGTTGGACAAATTAATACAAAAGTAAGGTAAAAAATTACAATTTGTGTCCTTGTTTTCTATTGGAACTAATAGACTGGTTGCATTTGGTAATCTATATTTTAACTACTCATTAGAAAGGTATAGTACATCTTAAATAATTGTTCTTCAATAGACATGAGGTCAATAGAAGGTCCTTGGCTTAAACCATTGAACATTGTTACATAGACTTTGGCGGCTTTTATTGAGTTAAGATTATTATTGAATAACCCCTTGCTCATTCCGGCCTCTATGAGGTCAACAATTTTATTGATTCTGAAGTCAATAAAGTTGTTATAAGCTTTTTCAATTCGTTTATTATTCAGAGCAAAACTTCTAGCTAGACTAGTTAATATAGAAGTAGGGCTATTTGAATACCTGCAATTGTATCTGATGTATTCTCTCAGAATATGTATTGGGTTGTTGCTGTATTTTTCGATAATCTCCTTTGTAAACGCCATTCTCTTTTCTAATTCATATAAAATGCAGTTTTCAAGAAGATCTTCTTTACTTTCGAAATAGGCATATATGCTGGTTCTTTTGATACCAACAGATGTAGCTATCGTTTCCATATCGGTATTTATATATCCATTTTGAGAGAAGAGAACTAATGCCTTTAGAATTAGTTCGTTTCTGATATTGGACGGAAATTCATAACGATTGGTGATTTCCTTAAGTTCGTTGATTAAATCTTCTTTAGAGGTAAATGATTCATAAAATGTTCTCCTGCTGATTTCACATTTACTTACGATTCTTGAAATGGTTAAGAATTTGATTCCTTCAGTATCAATTATGTCTTTCGCAATCTTTAAAATTCTTTCGTGTATTTCGGCACTAATATGAAACACTTCTTTCTTATTCGTCATATTTATCTTTTTATTGACAATATACTATTTTGGTACTAGAATCAACTCAAAGTCAACTTAGTACCGTAAGTGTAAAGTATACTCTGTTCTATATCAAGTGATAATGAGCTAGTTAGAATTTAAAATAATGGTATTTCAACCCAATAATTGCTTAATGCCATCTAATAAAATGACAAAGGCAAACTTTGTGTAAACCAGGAGGCAAAGCCACGGGTCTTCTATTGAATTGAAGATAGCTGAGTTACCTGTAATATAGTTTATGTGATGTTTTTGCTGTCAAGCTTTTTTGGTTTGGCGACTTTTATATTAAGGAATAGAGTTATAAGGAGGTGATAAAGATGGGCTCTGTACAATTGGTTGTATTTAAACTTGGTGAAGAAGAATATGGCATTGAAATAGGTCACACACAAGAAATTATCCGTATTCCTAAGCAGATCACTATAATTCCTGATATGCCTTCCTACGTAGAAGGTGTATTCGATTTAAGAGGTAAAGTGGTCCCAATCATCGATTTGAAAATGAGGTTTGGGTTTACACATACAGAAAGAAGTACCGATAGCCGTCTTCTCGTCCTTGATTTAGAGAATTCATTGATAGGAATTATTGTCGATGATGTCTCAGAAGTTATAAAAATAGAGGATGAAACCATTGAAAAACTTAGTTCTGAGTTATTGAGTCTTGGCGGTAATCGTATTCAAGGAATAGCTCGTATTGATGACCGATTAATCCTTTTATTGGATGGCCTAAAATTTAAAACAGAGGTACTAACAAATAGCAACGAATAGGGGTAAAAAATTATGATAGCGTTAGCAGGTATTGAGTCGTGTAAGACTTTAGCTGAATTTTTGGTTAATTTAATACCCGGTGGGGTTGTGTTTGGCTTGGTAGAGAAGGACACCTTTGTATGGGTAAAAGCATCTGATTCGTTCGCAATGGACATCTTTACAGTTGGAAACAAGCTCAATGACGATACAACTACAATGCAAGCGATACATGAAAAAAAGGTATTAACGCAAAATATTCCTCGAACAGTCTACGGAAAACGAGTATCCATTGTATCAATTCCAGTAATTGATGACAATGGCGATACTGTAGGGGCTTTTTCAATTGCTTTCCCTAAACTCCATCCCGTTGCAGCAGCTTTCAACGATTTTGCTCCAATCTTAGCAGAAATGTTCCATGAAGGAGCATTTTTATATATGTCAGATCTAACAAAGTTTGCCTATACTCAACCTTCCCGGAAATTTGATATGCCGACAATTACAGTTGGAAAGGATTTAAGCGAAGCAGATGTAGCTTATCGAGTTATTAAGTCAAAACAACCAATAATCGAAGACGTTGATGCTTCAAGGGTTGGTGTTCCGCTTAATGTAGCCAATTATCCATTGGTTGAGGATGGGGATATTGTAGCCACAATAGGGATTGTTACACCAAAGAAAACAGCTGGAACATTACGTGAAATGTCTGAGAACCTCGAAAACAGTTTAACTGGTATTGCTGCTGCTATAGAAGAACTATCGGCGTCGGCTATGGAAATTCATTCAAATGAGGAAGATCTTAACTCGGATATTAAAGAGATTATTAATGTGTCAGAAAAAATAAATGAAGTATCCGACTTTATAAAAGAAATTGCGGATGAAACAAAGATGTTGGGTTTAAATGCTGCTATTGAAGCAGCAAGAGCAGGTGATGCAGGTCGGGGTTTCGGAGTAGTGGCAGAAGAAATAAGGAAGCTTTCGGCACAATCAAAAAGTACGGTTCCAAAGATTAAGCAACTAACAGATACAATCAAACAGAAAGTCGAAGAGGCTAGCGAGAAAAGCAATAGGTCATTAGATGCTAGCCAAGGACAAGCGGCTGCCTCGGAAGAGATTACAGCGAGTATCGAAGAAATAACGTCTATGTCAGGAGAACTAAATACCATAGCTAAAACTCTATAGTATTATTTGTGTCGATATTATCTTCAATAGGAAATAATCGGTATGGAAATCATTTGTGAATTATCTAAATAACATTTATTGTAACTTATAAATAAGCAAATGAAAAGAAACCTAAATGAAAACTATTTTATACTTAAAACATTCCAGTCAAGAATGAAAAGTTCCCTCCCGAACCTCGGGGGGGGCTTTTTTGAATAATCCAAGCCCGATATGAGTTTTTCCTTTCAGTAGTATTAAAATAGAGTGGCACGGTTAAAAGCCACCCACAGCAAGGGCGGTGAGTATTCTTGCGGCATCCGGCCACTGTTCTTGTAACATCCAGCCAATAAACCGGCACCTCGATATTGAACTCCTGTACAATGTGTTTTAGCACGTTTACGGGAGGAAGAAAATGAGGTGTGAAGGACCAGTGAAAGTTCTAGAAATCTTAAGACTAATAGAAGATGGCTATTCTCAAAGAGAAATCGCTCAAAGTGTTAAATGTGATAAATCCACGGTTGGAGAAATTCAGAAACGCTGCCGAAATTGTAAACTTCGATACGATGTGGCTGAAAAAATGACCAATGATGAAATCAAGCTCTTACTCTATCCAGACAGTTATGGCCATTCCCTTAAAGAGGATCCAGATTGGCGCAGTATCCATGAACGATTGCAAGCGAATAAACGTCTGAATTTGCAATATCTCTGGGAAGATTACAAAGCGGAAAATACCAATGGATTAAGCTATAGTCGCTTTTGTCAACGTTATCTTAGCTGGAAGAATGAATCTGGTAAAAACGTAATCATGGCGCAGAATCGCGAACCAGGCAAAGAATTGTTTGTAGATTGGATGGGCGACACCTTGAATTGTGTTGTTGACAGCGCCACCAGAGAAACCCATACAGCCCATTTCTTTGTAGCAACCCTTGGAGACAGTTCCTATCCATACGTTGAAGCCTTCCCTGATGAAAAATTAGATAAATGGCTTCTAGCGCATGTCAATACACTCAGATATCTAGGCGGCATTCCACGAGTTATTGTGCCGGATAATTGCAAAACAGCCACGACAAAACCCAGTTACTATGATCCGGCCATTAATCGGTCTTACTGGGAATTTGCTAAACACTACGAAGTGGCAATATTGCCAGCAAGGGTTCGTGAGCCTCAAGATAAGGCTCCGGTAGAAAGTAGCGTAGGCTGGTTGGAAATCTGGCTTTTAGAGTGGCTACGTGGAAAACGTTTCTTTGGATTTGAGGCTTTAAATATAAATACAAAATCGTATAAAGGAATTGGTCAAACGGCCTTTTCAAAAACGTAAGGGCAACCGTCAAAGTGTTTTTGAGGCATTAGATAAACCAGCTTTACGATCATTACCTTACACTCAATTTGAGTATGCAGATTACATCGTGCGCAGAACGCCAGCAAACTACCATGTCGAATACGATGGATTCCATTATTCGGTGCCCCATGGCTTGTATAAACAGCTGGTGCCCCTTAGAGTCACAGCAACAACGATAGAAAATTCCAAACGACAATAGAGAACGTGTGGCATTCCATCAACGACGTCATACAGGATCACGATATGTTACTAATCTAGGTCACATGCCACCCCATCACCGTCACCAACACGAATCAACACCCGGAATATAATAGCAATCGTGTTGAGATAATGTCCAAAATATACCATTGGGAGTGAGACGATGAATGAGTGCTGTAGAAATACTGAATTCTATTGAGATTTTACGAGGAAAATTAAATATTTTGGGGTTAAATAAACCACTTGTCGACCCTGAAGTTATTCAACTTAGCCAGAGGCTCGATTTATTATTAAATGTATACTATAGCATGAGAGATGTCGCTTAAGTTGAGAATAGTTATATAAAAGCATGCTCTCACTTTCGGTGGGGTTTTTTACTGTTATTTGAATAATTATGAATAACTATCTCAGACTATAAATTGTAGGACTTGAAAAAATTACTATAATTACAAAGAAGGAATATTTATATATGTGGCGAATGCTCTAATAATTACAAAATGTATGTAACATTATGTATATTTTGGGGGTGAAGTGAATGAGTTTAGATGAACTATTATATTTGATTGAGGAGATGCGCGAAAAATTAA is a window encoding:
- a CDS encoding chemotaxis protein CheW, which gives rise to MGSVQLVVFKLGEEEYGIEIGHTQEIIRIPKQITIIPDMPSYVEGVFDLRGKVVPIIDLKMRFGFTHTERSTDSRLLVLDLENSLIGIIVDDVSEVIKIEDETIEKLSSELLSLGGNRIQGIARIDDRLILLLDGLKFKTEVLTNSNE
- a CDS encoding aspartyl-phosphate phosphatase Spo0E family protein, with translation MSAVEILNSIEILRGKLNTLGSIKSLVDPEVVQLSQRLDLLLNVYYSMRDVA
- a CDS encoding GGDEF domain-containing protein, coding for MIRELIINIAIIIATISIGNQILINKKITPFSPYKLQIFFGLCSALLGIILMLYSIIITPSVIMDLRNIAVMLSATYCGFLSAMITGIILSLFRLLFQGQTMDSFLAALNILTITVCCALTAKYMTRRRLQWVVMSIYTLIFPTLTFIHTINNKILLIQTVIFYWISTIIVSIVVYIYLHYIDLLRFTYQRYREESFRDHRTGLLSVRQFDKEFNKLIDNLSTYSIISMLFLDIDYFKKVNDVYGHQNGDKVLEDIGKILLSSTSSTDIVSRNGGEEFSVILIECPQNIVLEVAERIRKAVQDHKFSLLDNKTINITISIGVAIYPYTVKNIEMLVEQADSALYQAKRTGRNKVVLANYEQF
- a CDS encoding aspartyl-phosphate phosphatase Spo0E family protein, with translation MSAVEILNSIEILRGKLNILGLNKPLVDPEVIQLSQRLDLLLNVYYSMRDVA
- a CDS encoding aspartyl-phosphate phosphatase Spo0E family protein, which gives rise to MVELQTHLTLIEELRKELHLVAKDKPLTHPEVVLASHRLDTVLNCFYSFCLVSWQIDAIEA
- a CDS encoding methyl-accepting chemotaxis protein is translated as MIALAGIESCKTLAEFLVNLIPGGVVFGLVEKDTFVWVKASDSFAMDIFTVGNKLNDDTTTMQAIHEKKVLTQNIPRTVYGKRVSIVSIPVIDDNGDTVGAFSIAFPKLHPVAAAFNDFAPILAEMFHEGAFLYMSDLTKFAYTQPSRKFDMPTITVGKDLSEADVAYRVIKSKQPIIEDVDASRVGVPLNVANYPLVEDGDIVATIGIVTPKKTAGTLREMSENLENSLTGIAAAIEELSASAMEIHSNEEDLNSDIKEIINVSEKINEVSDFIKEIADETKMLGLNAAIEAARAGDAGRGFGVVAEEIRKLSAQSKSTVPKIKQLTDTIKQKVEEASEKSNRSLDASQGQAAASEEITASIEEITSMSGELNTIAKTL
- a CDS encoding TetR/AcrR family transcriptional regulator — encoded protein: MTNKKEVFHISAEIHERILKIAKDIIDTEGIKFLTISRIVSKCEISRRTFYESFTSKEDLINELKEITNRYEFPSNIRNELILKALVLFSQNGYINTDMETIATSVGIKRTSIYAYFESKEDLLENCILYELEKRMAFTKEIIEKYSNNPIHILREYIRYNCRYSNSPTSILTSLARSFALNNKRIEKAYNNFIDFRINKIVDLIEAGMSKGLFNNNLNSIKAAKVYVTMFNGLSQGPSIDLMSIEEQLFKMYYTFLMSS
- the istA gene encoding IS21 family transposase, with amino-acid sequence MRCEGPVKVLEILRLIEDGYSQREIAQSVKCDKSTVGEIQKRCRNCKLRYDVAEKMTNDEIKLLLYPDSYGHSLKEDPDWRSIHERLQANKRLNLQYLWEDYKAENTNGLSYSRFCQRYLSWKNESGKNVIMAQNREPGKELFVDWMGDTLNCVVDSATRETHTAHFFVATLGDSSYPYVEAFPDEKLDKWLLAHVNTLRYLGGIPRVIVPDNCKTATTKPSYYDPAINRSYWEFAKHYEVAILPARVREPQDKAPVESSVGWLEIWLLEWLRGKRFFGFEALNINTKSYKGIGQTAFSKT
- a CDS encoding Mu transposase domain-containing protein, which translates into the protein MVKRPFQKRKGNRQSVFEALDKPALRSLPYTQFEYADYIVRRTPANYHVEYDGFHYSVPHGLYKQLVPLRVTATTIENSKRQ
- a CDS encoding response regulator — translated: MKQSSLLVVDDNMGIRILLEDLFSSKGYKVGTAASGLEALELAKKLLPDLIILDLRMPGISGIELRARLLSSNPKMKVILMSAYADKQEMDELARHYEIDYMLDKPFDLEHLNGVVDGLIDEKNTVGIEAK